The Lepus europaeus isolate LE1 chromosome 5, mLepTim1.pri, whole genome shotgun sequence genome includes the window tgctggttctttccccaaatgcttgcaatggccaggactggactaggGCTAGAACCAGGAACAGGGATtgccatccaggcctcccatatgggtaactGTGACACAGTTACCTGAGccatacctgctgccttccagggtctgtgttaacaggaagcagaagtcacgagctggagccaggcattaaatccaggcactctgctgtggaacAGATGCTCACCTTTCTTGTTTGCTCTGACAGATTTAGTCAACAGCGTTTGACTATGCTCCTGGCCTTGGGGTCACAGCAATAGAGAAAGGTGACTAAAAACTCATGGTCATAAGTTCTGgtgaaaaataaagcagggaaGTGCGCAGAGGCTGGTGGGAGAGATGCTATTTTATTTAGCATGATCAAAAAAGGCCTCTGTGATAAGAAACATTTGAGGAGAGACTTGAGTGAAGTGATGGGATAAGACACACAGAAATTTGGAAGAACATAGAGAAATACATTGTCAGATAGTTGGCATTTTTAGGGAGTAGCAGGAAGGTCACTTGGGCTGGAGAGGGAGATCAGGGCGGGGAGTGGAAGGAGATGGTGTTGGACAGATAGCAGGGCCTTGTAGACAATGGTAAAGATGTGGATTTTATTCCGAATGAAACGTGAAGTCACTGGAGCGTTCTGAACAAAGGACACTCCTTCCCTGCCTTGTGTTCTACAGTACTATGTGGCTGTCTtgtgaggaagagaggaagaaagcaagGGTGGCTACTATAAAGACCACACAGAAAGTCAAGGCAGTTAGAACTAGGTGCAAGTGATAAAGGCAGGCAAAGTGATTggatatatatgtttttttatgtgacagagttagagagaacgacagagagaaaggtcttccttctgttgtttcaccgcttagatggccactacggctggagctatgctgttccgaagccaggagccggtgcttcctcctggtctcccataacggtgcagggcccaagcactcctccactgccctctcaggccacagcagagagctggactggaagaggagcaaccaggacagaatccggtgcccaaatgggatgccggcgccacaggcagaggattaaccaagagagccatggtgctggcccctggcttttttttttttttttaggatttatttatttgaaagagttacagagagaggtagagtcacagagagagagagagagagctcttccattctgctggttcactccccaaatgaccacaatggccagagctgagctgattggaagccaggaacttcctccaggtctcccatgcgggtgcaggggcccaagttcttgggccgtctgctgctgccttcctaagtgcAATAACGGAGTGGAATGGAAGTAGAgacagcacccatataggatgttggcattgcaggcagaggcttaacccactgttccgcagcaccagccataagTGGTTGGATTTTGCGTTTATTTTAACAATATGGATTGTATGTAGGATGTGTGATTAGAATAAAAGGAATCAAAGATGATTGTGGGTTTTATGGCCTGGGCAACTGGAAGCAGAGTTACCATTTACTTTAATGAGGATGACTGCAGGAAGATTAGTTAAAGATGAACAGGTTGGGGCCAGGGTTGTTGCATAGCAGGCTAGGCCTCCgtctgcgacgctggcatcccatattggtgccagttcgagacctggctgctccacttcaatccagctccttgctaatgcagctgggagggcagtggaagatggtcctagtccttgggtccctacacccccatgggagacccagaggaagctcctggctcctggttttggactgtcCCAGCcacggtcattgtggccatttggggagtgagccagcagatggaggatcttgatctatctatctctccctcttccctccctcccctcaattgctctgtaactctaacttttttgttgttgttaagatttatttatttatttgaaagtcagagttatacagagagaggagaggcagagagagagaggtctttcatcctatggttcactcctaGGTggcctccaagtctcccacgcagctgcaggtgcccaaggacttgggccatcttgtactgctttcctaggccacagcagagagctggatcggaagaggagcagccaggactagaaccgacacctatatgggatactggcacttcatgccagggcgttaacccactgcgccagaaCTCCGGCccctgtaattctaactttcaaaaactaaaaaataaatcttaaaaaaaaggaagcccaGGTCTAAGcccctgcttaaaaaaaaaaaaaaaagattaacagaTTAACATTGAACATATTAAAATGAAGATGTTTGTTGAACATCCAAGTGGAAAAATTCAGTATACAATTGGATATATGAGTCTGTAGTCTATGAGTTATAAATGTGGGAATCCTCGggggataaataaaataaaaaaccatgACACTGAAAaagaatgtgtgtgtataatttatgTAAGAACTCTGTTAGATGTTGTCATAAGGCAGAATGAagcatttcattctcttttagtTAAATATATGACATAAAAAGGAAACTTGATATTTGTCCTATTAAATGGAAGACTTATTGGctggaaatggaaaataattgtTGAAATAAATGACGTGGTAATAGTATCACTATATTCTAGGTAAATACCTTTGCCTGTTAAAGGCTCTGGGCCTGAGGCCTGCCAGACATTAGCACTACTGGAGAAAGCCTAGCTACTTCCTAGTGCCAAGTAAGAAAGTGTAAGAAACTGAAAGGGAACTACTTTCTGATAATGTTATAGAATACGATAGCAGTGTGACTCCTCTGGTCTCATGTGTTGGCCCTGTGCATTATAAAATGCTGTActaagctggttttttttttttttttttttatgttttttttaaccttttgttAATCCCGTGACTCATAATGAAAGATGGGCCTCAGGAGTCCTTTTTCCCTCCTTAGGAAGTGTTTTGGATCACAGTTTGGAAAGCCTCATTCACCGCCTGCGTGGCTTGTGTGACAACATGGAACCTGAGACTTTCCTTGATCATGAGATGGTATTCCTCCTGAAGGGCCAGCAGGCCAGCCCATTTGTTTTGAGGGCTCGGCGCTCAATGGATAGGGCAGGGGCACCCTGGCATCTGCGTTACCTGGGACAGCCAGAAATGGGAGACAAGAACCGCCACGCCCTGGTGCGAAACTGCGTGGACATCGCCACATCTGAGAACCTCACTGACTTCCTGATGGAGATGGGCTTCCGTATGGACCATGAGTTTGTTGCCAAGGGACACCTGTTCCGTAAGGGCATCATGAAGATTATGGTGTACAAGATCTATCGCATCCTGGTGCCAGGAAACACAGACAGCATCGAGGCCTTGTCACTCTCGTATCTTGTGGAATTAAGTGTTGTTGCACCAGCTGGGCAGGACATGGTGTCCGATGACATGAGGAACTTTGCTGAGCAGCTGAAGCCTCTGGTTCACCTTGAGAAAATAGACCCCAAAAGGCTCATGTGACCAAGAAGATCTGTTTGTATTTGAGGACTAACCGCACCTGTTAGAAAAAAGCAGGTGGTATGAATGCCCTGTTTCACCACTGGCAGCCAGGCCTCATCCTTCATGAAAGAGGACAGCAGTGTCATTTAGTTGGTTCCTTGCACTATTTTTCTCATGTGCTGATTCGACTTTCATGACAGCCTTTCTAAATTAAATGCTCAGGCTAGCATTGTGAATCTGGAATAAATTAggttttggaaagaaaaatttaCCATTTGTGTTTGATATTTGTAACATAATATGAACTCTGTTATATGGTAATAAAGGCTATAAAGAGAAGTGTCTATAAATCGATGGTTTCAATTCTTTACTTCCCTACTCTGCTAATTTGCTTACCAATTGGaataaaaaaatgacaattaCTAGTTTTAATTTCAGTAGGGATGATGGATGATAGTTTTTAATAGCATTTgtcactgaaaaaaatattttaaggatttattttatttgtttgaaatgcagagttatagagaaagagagggaaagacagggtgggggcaggggagagcttccatctgctggttcaatccccaaatggtggcagtgGCCAAGATTGGGCCTtgtaggagccaggagtcaggagctttctctttgcctcctatgtgggtgtaggggcccaaagacctaggccatctttcactgttttccgaagtgtattagcagggatctggattggaagtggagcagcttagtcttgaaccagcattaatatgggatgccagtattgcaggtggcagtttacccCACTACCCTACAAAACTGGCTACtgctgaaaaatttttaaatggtattATCCAAGGAGATGTACTAGTTCTATTTTGGTatatatctttctggttttgtacttgtttatttgagagagagagagagctcttgtccactgcttcacttctgaaatgTTCACAATGCctgtggctgaagtcaggagccgagaactcaaaAATTGGGCTCACTGAATCTcacacgtgggcagcaggaaaccagttacttgagccatcactgctgcctcccaggatctgtattggcaggaaactggaatcaggagccagagctgggaatcaaacccaggtacttcaatgtAGGATGtagtcattttattattatttttatttatttgacagatagagttagatagtgagagagacagagagaaaggtcttcttccgttggttcaccccccagatggccactactgctagagctacgctgatccgaaggcaggagccaggcacctcctcctggtctcccacacaggtgcaggggcccaagcacttgggccatcctccactgccttcctgggccacagcagagagctggactggaagaggagcaaccagaactagaacctggcacccatatgggatgctggcgccacaggcagaggattaaccaagcaagccacagtgctggccccaaggatgtaggcatcttaatcaAGAGATCAAATGCCTACTCCTAGTTTTATTTGTAATAAGCTTATGTATatgagatatatatttttaattccatatatGCTAGTTTGTAGCTCCCCctcttttttcattaatttgttaTTAACATATTTTCAGGATGTTAGCCCACAGTGtctatttttttcccccagaaaccttttatttaaggaatataaacttcatgcatttcataaatacaactttaggaacatagtgattcttcccactgtacccaccctcctacctgtACTCccacttttcttcttcctccctctcctcttcccattcttattttttactaagatctattttcaattaactttatacacataaggttaactctatactaagtaaagtgttccacaaatagaaaagaaaaactcttCCTTAACAATCGATTCAAGGGCTGTGCatagtcattgcatctcaaagtgtcaatttcacttctatagattaccttttagctgctctgttagttaccacagaacatatatttatccttttaggagtggctgatttcactaagtatggtgttttccagtttcatccattttgttgcaaacaacaggatttcatttttttaaaacacccCTGTAGTATACacccatggtgtacatatcccataatttttatcCAATCTAGTTAATGGACATTTGGGGTTTATtctatatcttagttattgtgaattgaactgcaataaatatgggggtacagatagctctttcatatgctgatttcttttccctgCCCTTTTCTtaattgggtaaattcc containing:
- the LOC133759570 gene encoding mediator of RNA polymerase II transcription subunit 18 isoform X13; translated protein: MNRIPGFVYPVCYLPGEPESPFCCLPLNQTDTMEAPPVTMMPVTGGTINMMEYLLQGSVLDHSLESLIHRLRGLCDNMEPETFLDHEMVFLLKGQQASPFVLRARRSMDRAGAPWHLRYLGQPEMGDKNRHALVRNCVDIATSENLTDFLMEMGFRMDHEFVAKGHLFRKGIMKIMVYKIYRILVPGNTDSIEALSLSYLVELSVVAPAGQDMVSDDMRNFAEQLKPLVHLEKIDPKRLM